CTAAAGAGAGCACCAAGAAGCAATATTATTTAAGCCAGTCTGGAGTAATATCGTATCGGAAGCATTAGTTATATTACGGTAGATTACACAGTCATCAGAGAAAAGATATAGTTAGAAACACAGTTGGATAAGTCAAAAATATAAATAAGAAAAAGTGATGGGGCCAAGACGGATCTCTGAGAGACTCCTGATTGGACGGGTACCTCAAACTGAGGAAATCGCGCCAAGTGGTACAGGATGACGTGAAGACAGACAGACGAAGCGCGTACTTTCAAAAGATTTGTTTCAAATGGTTTCACGCTTTTATGGAGAGCAAGAAAGAgtgaagaaagagtgaaagaaagaattGAACAAATTGCATCCGAAAAAACTTCCTTCGACTTCCTATCTATAATTTGGCCTGTGACCTCAACAATTCTATCTCGCTATCTTCGAGGGCTATCGACGGTGTGCTGATGCAGTTTTCTGTTCCAATAGTCCTGAtcttgaaggcttcgataatttccctttaaatttttgttttcgcGTGACCTAGTATGGTGGTGTCATCCAGGTGAGGCTTGCATCTTTCTTCGGACCTTGTTTTGGCTTGACCTTGGGTCATGGGTCGTTATGATGATTCCGTTTGCAATGGTGACAGTGGGAATCCAGATTACCGGGGTTCGTTATCTGGCCACGCGAGTTGGCGTGTTCCCTGTCTAGTATTAATGAACTTCCTGTTTGTCCTATATACCTCTTGCCGCACTTGAGCGGCACGTCGTAGATTACTTCCTTGTCGCACTCAACGAGTCGTGTTTCATGGGTGATTTCGCATGGCGGTTTTCGTTCATCGGTGTTGTTGATTTTTCCGCAAATGCTGATAAGTTTTCTCCGGGATGAAAACACTACCGGGATATTGTGCCTGCCTGCTATCTTCTTAAGGCCGTGTGAGACCTTGTGAATGTAGAGTATGGTGACCGGCCGCACCTTTTCTCTGGAGGGTTCTCTCTTTTTCGAGCTCTTTTTGGTTAATGTACGTAGTAGCTTTTCTGCGACTAAAATCAGTAAGGCGCCCGGATAGCCGCTTTCCTTCAGCCTTGTAACTTGAGCGTCAAGGCCTTCTTGCACCGTGTATGCACAGGAACTTTTTGTGGCCTGTAGCATGCAGGAGAATGTGATCGATATCTCGATGAGCTTCGACTGGCCGGACTCATATCGTAGGACGGCTTTCTCTCCTTTGGTTCTGTATTGCCAGCATATGTGCAGGCTGCTTTCCGTGATCTCGAGATCCAGGAATCTCATTTTTCATGCGTCAGGCAGTCCAGCTTCCCCGCTTTTCCCACGAGGAAGCATAACAGAAAATCTACCTGACTGAAGCAGGCGATTATTCTCATGCCTTCTAAGGCAGGTTTTAGGCTCCTATTGTCTTTTTCCATCTACAGGTCGGACAGCACGGGAGCCAAGCACGGCCCTATGGAAATCCTGCTCACTGCAAGTAGCATTTCTCATTCCATTTTACGTACAGGAAATCCAGGTAGGCCGATATAATCTCCCGAAGGCCTTTGTGAGTCCGCAGTGACTCAGAAGGAAGCACGTTTTGGCGGGGTTTGGCTGCTCACAACAGATGACGCAACCTGTGCTGAGGTCACCTGAGACAGGGCATCGCTGAACGTGCTGATGATGCGACCGAGGACACCAGCAAGGGCCTTCTCCACagcaacaagaactgactttgcCAATCCGGCTTCTGCGTCGCTATCAGCTGCGCAGACAGTACTTGCATATGAGCAGCTTTTTCTATCCAGCAGGGCGCATGCACATGCGCTGAATAATTTGCAGGACCGTCAGCTCATCACATACGAGATCATCAGCTGGGTGAGCACAGCGGCAGTCGCCACAGCTAGGAGAATAAGAAGTGCGGGTATCTGATGATGGATGACTGCCACAACAAATGCCACAGCGTGGTGCTGACTTACATGACTTGGTTCTGTGGTGAAACCGCCAGCAGTTCCCACACTGCAACGGCTGTGGTTGCAGTGGGTCTGCCCTATAGACTAACGGCCAAACCTTTAGTTTACATGGACAAGAGAACTCTGCAAAAGTTGCAATAACTGATTCTTGGACACCGGAGAACCACCGGCCTCCCTGCTACAGTGGTAGGAGTGCAGAATTCCAGCACCTGCATTTTGAAAATCCTCAAGAATCTATTGAGATGAAGCTCAAGGATCGAGCCCGCGGATGATACCCTTTGTGCAGGCAAGCTGTTCAGGAATGAATGGTTTGACCGGCAATGAGGCGAAAAAGGTGCAACCTTCAACTGCTTCTGAACCATCCGAGTGTTTTTGAGCTTAACTGCACCATTACCAACGCCACAGCGATCACCCTGATGCTATTACTACTAAAAGACTGCAAAGGGAAGCTTTGAGCCGGCAAACTGCGCGAAGCAAAATGCGGGAGCTCCTCTTGGGGACGTCAATTTATGCTATGGTCAGAAGCTTAGCAAATCATCAACACTAATTCGCACAGGACAAAAGCCTGGCCTAATCCCCCAACCgtagaacggcctcaccagggACCGATGACAGTCCCGACGACAGTGTAGCAAAGCTTTAGGAGAAGCAGGACGCTGGAGCAGTCGACAGGTAGCGGCGAAGAGGATGCGGCACTCCGCTGGACTGGTACGCGGCACACTAGCTCAGAGCACAGGCCACTGAGTGCATGTCACGTGCCTTCACAGAGCTTTTTGTGGTGTTCGGCCTATCGCCGCAGTCATCAATGCGCAGGCGCTCAAAACGAATAaaaggcgtgcgccgcaacctgCGCGCGGGCTTATCTCGACCAGCCACGCACCGACAGCATGTGTCAAAGTCGCTCCGCCCCTGGAAACTTGTCTGCTCTTTCGCATGAACCACGCAACACAACACCTTTCACAGGCACAACACGTAACTTCTGCCTCCTTTACTGTCACGCAAAGAAACCGAGTACCGCTAAGAAACTAAGCTTCCCTGCGCATCTCAAGGCACTGTTTGCATTCGACACGCGCTATTAACACGGGTACGCTTTCtgggctgaagaaaaaaaactcaggaACACAGTTTCCCGCGCATTCTTTCCCGTAGCGTGTCAGCCGTCGCCAACTACAGCATTTGACGCTACGTTGGTCACGGTAACCAGCCGCGCAGTCTTCGAAATAAAAAATGCGATACTTGGACATACACATGCATTAGGTCGTAATTTAATAAATACATATATGCCGTCTTCATTTTTTTATGCCATCCTTAAGGTTTTTGTTTGCAACCGACAGTTATATTTCATCGACGCTGCTATTGTTAATGCTTAGGTTACATAATTTTGGCTGCtatagaaagtttttttttttactttctgccTTATTTGAACTAGGTGCCTTATATTTTTCGGAGTGTAATACTATTCACATTGCCGCAGTTGTATTTGTTTCTTGCCACGTATGGAGTAGGTCTGTCTTCTGCCGGTGCCTAATTTCTTCTTTGAAAAGgaacatgccccccccccccccccgcacaaaaaaaaaaagagtattcaAGGCACGGATTATGCACTCGTACTATTTAAATTCAGTACAAATTTCGTCCGTCCTCGGTGACGAGTGCGGTGCCATGGCCGCACGCACTATTTCCATGACCCGCGGATTGGCGCGGTGAAACAAGAGGACAGAATGCGATGAAGAGACGTTGAATCGCATTCTGCCACCTTTACAGCCGCTGCGGGCAGGCGCCACAGCGCGGTAGGCGCGCGGGTGCTCAGCCGATACGCAGCAGAGTGAAAGTGGCTACGGGAGAATCACAAACGCACGCTTTTATTGCTTGCGACGAAATACGACGTACTTTCTGCACCTGTTGGGCCAAAAAGAAGATTTATCCCATCATCATGagtgggttcatcatcatcatcatcgggtTCATCATAGGATTGAAGGGCGTCATGGCTCCGAAAGGACCGCCGATGCAGCGGCACCGTAGTCCCATGCAGAAACCAGTGCTGCCCGGGTAGagcatgttgcagcgctgccgGCACATAAACGGGTTGACCATGCACGCCAGGCCCCGACCTGCGCCGAAACACACGAGTGAGGCAGCGCCGTGTGCATCGCAAGCTGCTCTTAAATCAGCGCAAGACAAACTTGGAGGTGCTGTCTTGGGGCACTGCATGTTCTACACTGTAAGAACCGGTACCCTATGTGATAAACATACCGGCTACTGTACTCTCTCAAGCAGTAGTTCACTCCGTCCAAATCTCCTAGGCACTGAAACGCCTCCTTCGGCGAAGACTACACTTGCCAGCGCACTCTCTCTACGGCCAGTAGGAATTGCAGTGTGTTTATTTCCTTTGCCTTTGCAATGAGGCGCAGCTATACATTCACCTATGACCGGCACATCACGCAAACTAGGTCCATCCCTGATTGCGCTGTACGTAAACAAAAAGCTCTTCGGTTGAACGTCGGGAAAAATGCAATATACATAAGCAAAGGCTCTGAATAAGTACCATTCAACGAAGGCATGCATTTGCGACATGCTTAAAAAAAATAGATTCTCCTGTAACTGTCGTAATTTATCCTAAACATAGCTCTATTACGGAGCAAATATATTTCACGCCCTCAGGAGCCACCGTTCATATTCTGGTGCATCAGTTTCAAAACAGCGATGCTTCTCGGAATAACGCTTTGCAGAAAATAGCGATCCTTCAGTTCAAGGAAAACACTTCTGTCAGATCCCGTAAACCATTCCTATTCGCCTCGAAACATCTGTCTGAACATTTAACATTCCAACGCTACTATCGTTTCAAAGCTCGGCAGGCGCTGAAGTCAAGCTAAATATCATTTTTAATCCAAACAGTTATGTGCAACACGACATCAGTTAGGTCGTTCACGATGGGCAAGGCTTGAATATACAGTAAACCAAGAAACTACTTCCCATCGAAAAATACCCATCGCGTGCAGCTGTTGCTAGGACGGTTTCATGGTTTGTGAGCTGTGCCACTTCTAACGCGGCACCGATCTGTGAAGTTGAAAAGCAGAAGCTGGCGAAACGTACGCAGGAAGCCGACGGGTAACTCTAACTGAAAGCATACATTTGCGCTCACgttagtttttagacccaccgttttgctctgcctaaCTCACTGCTTATGCTttacagttcatctcctgagtgacttatcaAGGCAATGTCTTCAGCAAATCGGAGTTTACTGAGCTACTCTCCATTaaatcttatccccaactgttcccaatgcaGCTGAAAAATGGGTGTACACTGAAACAGTGTGTCTAAAAATTAGCACgtagaaaaccaaagcaatggttaacagtctagcaagggaacagcagtttacaattggtatcGAGATGCCAGAAGTGGCAAAGGTACACGTCTGCTCAGGGAAAATAGTGACGGCTGATCAGGATCATGTAATAAGAGAATAATTACTCATCGGCATCCACACAAGCGtgttgcgcttgggtggatgccaatgagtaattattccttcattacaaatttttctccaccttgagggatttcCCTAAAAAAAtttaccaacactgttcccacttcgagttattgatcaattcgctctcgccctactataagcttgccgtcccggttagctcagttggtagggcgactgctccggtgaagcggcggtcccgggttcgagccccagaccaggacgaattattaactacgaagtttctgagaatgctgtataggtttcctttgtagccgtatggctgcgcttgggtggatgccaatgagtaattactcccttattaccaaTTCTTCTCCACCTTGGGGGGTTCCCCTGAAAACATTGGATCAGGATCATGAGAAGGAAGTGACTAGAAGAACAAAAATCGGTTTGAATGCGTTTGTcaggttatctcagatcatgaatattATGGCTAttgaccaatatccctcaagagaaaagtatacaacagatATATCTTATgataaaacgctaaggcgcccgtgtgctgtgcgatgtcagtgcacgttaaagatccccaggtggtcgaaattattccggagccctccactacggcacctcttcttcctttcttctttcactccctcctttatcccttcccttacggcgcgttcaggtgtccaacgatatatgagacagatactgcgccatttcc
The Amblyomma americanum isolate KBUSLIRL-KWMA chromosome 3, ASM5285725v1, whole genome shotgun sequence genome window above contains:
- the LOC144124415 gene encoding longicornsin-like — translated: MRRRVLCVLLLVFSVAATAEETQKHSRSRRGLACMVNPFMCRQRCNMLYPGSTGFCMGLRCRCIGGPFGAMTPFNPMMNPMMMMMNPLMMMG